One window of Lytechinus variegatus isolate NC3 chromosome 2, Lvar_3.0, whole genome shotgun sequence genomic DNA carries:
- the LOC121407632 gene encoding uncharacterized protein LOC121407632, which yields MHMESRRRGLCPKHRYAHQCSSSSSSSGFPSDQARRPWSSMPRWLRFLFIGFMILFVFPQKIQATVYMINQCGRTIHSAGDIIYSQGGLYYPPNTNCTVTIATPTGDGRVFLQLHESELNSNEDCNDDYLEIDDISNDINTRRICGTTSPLEVISEGSFLRLHLVSDGIGNGRGWSGVFTSILPADISLCLGYDRFQCSNGRCIPSVLRCDSVNHCGDSSDETIGCEDELPYYLGDRVIKQNEAIYIGLAIGFTAIFAIYFATVCTRDTCKQIKRRVKKLTTREPEEDKVPTEDEFEAELRQALMGSQMYDRRVSQPYDTTLNTITGGELARQLKLELRKIQENGTDPGYRRSNPQAAMQKSVNYSYDKINSTTELIHLIDRENNNHSDHGRVNNHYVESPQSEHRVSFEYIPSVVVSEDGDENKKAVLYDPAEDLSKGVPRNSLHGLYRKRSSKSSVSSIPEDQLPSQSGGDPSTDPRKVGTSSRFSVKAVPEDQLQSNPGKASNSDQSRSKGISRFKVKTVPEDMSSKSVQGDSSTPVKSSPSRTRFNVSRIPEDKTQVHPQIQISSSTPSSSRFSVSSVDESELRKGEARRASDVPDGDIPANRYLQVPSHRRSSAGVGRTVSSVSKQSSSRFAMQLVEDPLQDKATDSKDSSLKNDSEKSTGIDSGVKSDDGDKTPAPAKKNPSRFTVQKVEEEPKDAEPKKLISILKKFETLPDGTRSYTKQSNRERFRRASEGASLDSPDGENDLPALPATVHGFTSVKFWDEKRGTYSYVSHL from the exons TTTATATGATCAACCAGTGCGGACGAACTATCCACTCAGCAGGCGATATCATCTACTCACAAGGCGGGCTTTACTATCCTCCAAATACCAACTGTACGGTTACCATAGCAACACCCACTGGCGATGGTCGAGTGTTCTTACAG CTCCATGAAAGTGAgttaaattcaaatgaagatTGCAATGATGACTACCTTGAGATCGATGACATCAGTAATGACATCAATACGAGGCGGATCTGTGGCACGACGTCGCCCTTGGAAGTGATTTCTGAGGGCTCCTTTCTCCGTCTTCATCTGGTCTCTGATGGGATCGGGAATGGGCGTGGCTGGTCTGGGGTTTTCACAAGCATTCTGCCAGCAG ATATCTCCCTCTGTCTAGGTTACGATAGATTCCAATGCAGCAATGGTCGTTGTATACCTTCTGTTCTCCGATGTGACTCGGTTAACCACTGTGGCGATAGCTCTGATGAAACAATTGGATGTGAAG ATGAGCTTCCATATTACCTTGGAGATAGGGTGATAAAGCAAAATGAAGCTATTTACATCGGGCTCGCCATCGGTTTCACTGCCATCTTTGCCATCTACTTCGCAACTGTTTGTACCCGGGACACATGCAAACAAATCAAACGCAGGGTGAAGAAATTAACAACCAGGGAGCCGGAAGAGGACAAGGTCCCAACCGAAGACGAGTTTGAGGCAGAGCTTCGACAAGCACTAATGGGTAGTCAAATGTATGATAGACGAGTAAGCCAGCCTTATGATACTACCCTCAATACCATCACCGGCGGGGAGCTTGCCCGGCAGCTCAAGTTAGAACTTCGAAAGATCCAGGAGAATGGGACAGACCCCGGGTATCGTCGGTCAAATCCCCAGGCCGCAATGCAAAAGTCCGTCAATTACAGTTATGACAAAATTAATAGCACTACCGAATTGATTCATCTTATCGATAGGGAGAATAATAATCATTCCGACCATGGTCGAGTCAATAATCACTACGTTGAAAGCCCTCAAAGTGAGCATAGAGTATCTTTTGAATACATTCCAAGCGTTGTAGTTAGTGAGGATGGCGATGAGAACAAAAAGGCAGTATTGTATGATCCTGCTGAAGATCTGTCCAAGGGTGTGCCTAGAAATTCCTTGCATGGTCTATACAGGAAACGATCATCTAAATCTAGTGTTTCATCTATTCCTGAAGATCAATTGCCTTCACAATCAGGAGGAGATCCTTCGACTGACCCTAGGAAGGTTGGAACGTCTTCCAGGTTTAGTGTTAAAGCAGTTCCTGAAGATCAGTTGCAATCAAACCCAGGCAAGGCATCAAACTCAGATCAAAGTCGCAGTAAAGGTATTTCCCGTTTTAAAGTTAAGACAGTTCCTGAAGATATGTCGTCTAAATCAGTACAGGGTGATTCATCCACTCCGGTAAAATCCTCACCTTCTAGAACGAGGTTTAACGTGTCTAGGATTCCTGAAGACAAAACCCAAGTACACCCCCAAATTCAAATATCTAGTTCAACGCCTTCTTCGTCCAGATTTAGTGTCAGTTCAGTTGATGAGAGTGAACTGAGGAAGGGAGAGGCAAGAAGAGCTAGTGATGTTCCTGATGGAGATATCCCAGCAAATAGATATCTCCAAGTGCCTTCACATCGGAGAAGTTCCGCTGGTGTTGGAAGAACAGTATCGTCTGTCTCAAAGCAATCATCGAGCCGCTTCGCCATGCAACTTGTTGAAGACCCTCTTCAGGATAAAGCAACTGATTCAAAAGATAGCAGCCTTAAAAATGACTCAGAAAAAAGTACAGGGATTGATTCTGGTGTAAAATCAGATGATGGCGATAAAACGCCAGCACCTGCAAAGAAAAATCCCAGTCGTTTCACAGTGCAGAAGGTAGAGGAAGAGCCAAAGGATGCAGAGCCAAAGAAACTTATAagcattttgaagaaatttgaaACTCTACCTGATGGCACTCGTTCGTACACCAAGCAATCGAACCGTGAACGGTTTCGCAGAGCTAGCGAGGGTGCGTCCTTAGACAGTCCCGATGGTGAGAACGATCTACCTGCTTTACCAGCTACTGTCCATGGGTTTACCAGCGTCAAATTTTGGGACGAAAAACGTGGGACATATTCATATGTCTCTCATCTATGA
- the LOC121407631 gene encoding uncharacterized protein LOC121407631 yields the protein MIRQGQDARPFTLVGMTQAERKVLLDLVRQEAPALLHPGAVKRIRPGTWDLIMTKFNESTSCSRSVAQLKSCLQNIMRKTLQKKAGACTTQPSYRKINFLIFEKNLILNLGKQRPVVFSKLKDGKTQALKRKAWTEIMWAFNKTPGIKTQRTAREIKNCMVNMTNRNKEVDEFLKSQMPGYAKQTSVAEQPHLEGTVVLAGVPHPVTNVHGNSVAQSPMQSPTDGTMQSSGTKSHKNSQQGQRNNQVAKHRFLLPKPPGLPPSTFANQSTPDLMGTVSQSMQMSLPQNNIPNPAKPVRTLSVPQVSMTSTQLSPSVSTLPAQPSQMPMPHMMQAGPAIQVQSSTGQPVVSVHTSHAQPLPSMPLPPPQDSVLTSSGWIPDNPSPHHQTPSTSKLTGDNGDDCVIEIKEESSSEPEEVFGLEGESSTMEVHQSPIDISPRYGDQLLNPGVNQVKKASPAQSTLPQRAEPSSDKDGLRNVQITVHRDQGGHQNPMEQNQGTSNIASSSFTSALPCEETPNSSGYLIQSSSQFLSQNQLFSHDSSCSTNGLTTDLSTEMQDSGIRLLEPKKDGESFRRSRLKRRKESVGTLRKRLLQQEHDLRVQMMREEHAWMLEEHVWKREEHELRMNMIRINSKF from the exons atgattCGACAAGGTCAAGATGCTAGGCCTTTCACCCTTGTTGGGATGACCCAAGCGGAAAGGAAAGTCTTACTGGATCTTGTTCGACAGGAGGCTCCTGCTTTACTTCACCCTGGTGCTGTCAAACGTATACGGCCTGGTACTTGGGACCTCATAATGACAAAGTTCAATGAATCCACGTCCTGCTCCAGATCCGTGGCCCAGCTGAAGTCTTGCCTGCAGAACATCATGCGTAAAACACTTCAAAAGAAGGCCGGCGCATGCACCACTCAGCCGTCATATCGCAAGATCAACTTCTTAATTTTCGAGAAGAATTTGATTCTCAACCTGGGAAAGCAGCGACCGGTTGTCTTCTCCAAGCTGAAAGATGGAAAGACACAGGCACTGAAAAGAAAGGCATGGACTGAGATAATGTGGGCATTTAACAAAACCCCTGGCATCAAGACTCAGCGCACTGCAAGGGAGATTAAGAACTGCATGGTCAACATGACAAACAGAAACAAAGAGGTTGATGAATTCCTCAAGTCTCAAATGCCAGGATATGCAAAGCAAACTAGTGTCGCTGAGCAGCCACACTTGGAAGGAACTGTAGTCCTGGCGGGTGTTCCACATCCTGTAACTAACGTTCACGGGAATAGTGTTGCACAGAGCCCGATGCAGTCACCCACTGATGGCACCATGCAATCATCAGGCACAAAGTCTCACAAGAATTCTCAACAAGGCCAGAGGAATAATCAAGTGGCCAAACATAGATTCCTCTTGCCCAAGCCTCCAGGTCTACCACCATCAACTTTCGCAAATCAGTCAACACCTGATCTGATGGGTACTGTTTCCCAAAGCATGCAAATGTCCCTACCACAGAATAACATCCCAAATCCTGCAAAACCGGTTCGAACATTATCTGTTCCGCAAGTATCTATGACTTCAACACAGCTATCTCCATCTGTATCAACTCTTCCAGCTCAACCTTCCCAGATGCCCATGCCTCACATGATGCAGGCGGGTCCAGCCATACAGGTGCAGTCATCAACAGGACAGCCTGTAGTTTCAGTCCATACATCTCATGCACAACCTTTGCCGTCCATGCCTTTACCTCCACCGCAAGATTCTGTCCTCACATCATCAGGTTGGATCCCTGACAATCCATCACCGCATCATCAAACTCCCTCTACTAGTAAACTCACAGGAGACAATGGTGATGACTGTGTCATTGAGATCAAAGAGGAGAGTAGTTCTGAACCGGAAGAAGTCTTCGGGCTTGAGGGCGAGTCATCCACAATGGAGGTCCACCAATCCCCAATAGACATATCACCAAGATATGGAGATCAACTCTTGAATCCAG gTGTGAACCAAGTCAAAAAGGCGTCACCTGCCCAGTCTACACTGCCCCAACGAGCAGAGCCTTCCAGCGATAAGGATGGTCTGAGGAATGTGCAGATCACTGTCCACAGAGATCAGGGAGGTCACCAAAACCCCATGGAGCAGAACCAAGGAACCAGTAACATCGCTTCGTCAAGTTTTACATCCGCACTCCCGTGTGAGGAGACTCCGAACTCTTCTGGCTATCTCATCCAGAGTAGCTCCCAGTTTCTTTCTCAAAACCAACTCTTCTCCCACGATTCAAGCTGCTCGACAAATGGACTAACGACTGATCTCTCGACTGAGATGCAGGACAGTGGCATCCGCCTGTTGGAACCCAAAAAAGATGGAGAGAGTTTTCGGAGATCCCGGCtcaagaggaggaaagaaagtgTCGGCACTTTAAGGAAGCGTCTCTTGCAGCAAGAACATGATCTTCGGGTGCAAATGATGAGAGAGGAGCATGCATGGATGTTGGAAGAACACGTGTGGAAGCGAGAGGAACACGAGCTACGTATGAATATGATTAGGATCAACTCaaagttttaa
- the LOC121407630 gene encoding proteasome assembly chaperone 4-like, with protein MTNEDVTAKNTPSIEAAECRLSVHSFSEQLLDQEIFFHVTKMKDSFMLWIGKKPASLKNFAVAISTKFNSEPSSSMLMGEVTDVQPTTLAQKLAKSTGKQVFVSCNLPMADPLMLSLVDKRLTEEMKANPDKF; from the exons ATGACGAATGAAGACGTTACAGCAAAGAATACCCCAAGCATCGAAGCTGCTGAATGCAGACTGTCCGTGCACAGCTTTTCAGAGCAACTACTGGATCAAGAGATTTTCTTTCATGTGACCAAGATGAAGGACAGCTTCATGTTATGGATTGGAAAGAAGCCAGCGAGCTTGAAAAACTTTGCAGTTGCCATCAGTACTAAATTT AATAGTGAGCCAAGCAGTAGTATGTTAATGGGTGAAGTTACAGATGTTCAACCTACAACTCTGGCTCAAAAATTAG caaAGTCCACCGGCAAACAGGTCTTTGTGAGTTGCAATCTTCCTATGGCAGATCCACTGATGCTTTCCCTTGTGGATAAAAGATTAACGGAGGAAATGAAAGCCAATCCAGACAAATTCTGA